A single window of Rhodamnia argentea isolate NSW1041297 chromosome 5, ASM2092103v1, whole genome shotgun sequence DNA harbors:
- the LOC115742218 gene encoding CSC1-like protein At3g54510 isoform X1: MNPQSLLASASINIGLALVVLSLFSVFKKQPSNAPVYYARRLAKRHHIPFDPPLTLRRFLPSVSWIPRAFRVTEDEIVQSSGLDALIIIRLFKFGIKFFLPCTLIGLVILLPVNYNGQDGPPVDYLSMDSLAISNIRKGSDRLWVHFTCLWLMSFYGLYLLYKEYKEILGKRIHQLQIIRHRPDQFTVLVRGIPLCTGHKARGCSVDHFFSKHHPYSYHSYQMMFNGSYLEDLLDQAKSTARKIEDLRKRSSVEKHNREFLLLCTNGEDSAKITLLEEKLQELSHRIHQLQCEDMLQDKELPVAFVIFKSRWGAALAAQSQQHSHPLLWTTEVAPEPRDVSWKNLAIPNRVLPLYKIGVILAATLLTIFFAVPVTAVQGIARFEKLKKWFPPAMAVQLIPGLSSIVTGYLPSVILNGFIYVIPFAMLGMAKLAGYVSKSKEELKACDMVFYFLVGNVFFLSLVSGSLLDEIGESVTHPKNFPSHLARAVSAQGDFFITYILTDGLSGFSLEILQPGLLLWDLIKSLTYRRGKEKKPYLYSLPYFRVIPVVSLAMLIGMVYALVAPLLLPFLICYFCLGYVVYINQIADVYEVTYETCGKYWPYIHHYILVAIILMQVTMIGLFGLKSKPAASICTVPLLLFSLLFNGYCKLRFYPTFRNYSIQVFMQLRCYYFTCYPRHPYVLNMNFLDVCVSFTNWLYPVVCSLFRHWRLPMFTWSFSPILFVCYSLTGNAFRFWMFVKVGTWTENEGQYFTNE; encoded by the exons ATGAATCCGCAGAGCCTCCTCGCATCGGCCTCCATCAACATCGGCTTGGCCTTGGTGGTCCTCTCGCTCTTCTCCGTCTTCAAGAAGCAGCCTTCCAACGCTCCCGTCTACTACGCGCGACGCCTCGCGAAGCGCCACCACATCCCCTTCGACCCCCCACTCACGCTCCGCCGCTTCCTCCCTTCCGTCTCGTGGATCCCGCGGGCCTTCCGCGTCACGGAGGACGAGATCGTCCAGTCCAGCGGCCTCGACGCCCTCATCATCATCCGGCTCTTCAAGTTCGG AATCAAATTCTTTCTGCCTTGCACCCTCATTGGATTAGTGATCCTTCTGCCAGTGAACTATAATGGCCAGGATGGACCGCCTGTGGATTACCTGTCTATGGACTCTCTTGCGATATCTAATATCAGAAAAGGCTCGGACAG GCTTTGGGTGCATTTCACTTGCTTGTGGTTGATGTCTTTCTATGGGCTATACCTTCTTTACAAG GAATATAAGGAGATCTTGGGTAAAAGGATCCACCAACTTCAGATTATTAGACATCGGCCAGACCAATTTACTGTCTTAGTTCGAGGAATTCCTCTTTGTACTGGTCACAAGGCTCGTGGTTGTTCTGTTGACCACTTTTTCTCCAAGCATCATCCTTACAGTTATCATTCTTACCAAATGATGTTCAATGGAAGCTATCTCGAGGATCTTTTG GACCAGGCAAAATCTACTGCAAGGAAGATAGAGGATCTTAGAAAGAGATCCAGTGTGGAGAAACATAACAGAGAGTTCCTACTCTTGTGCACTAATGGAGAAGATTCTGCCAAAATAACCTTGCTAGAGGAGAAGCTTCAGGAACTTTCTCATAGGATCCATCAGTTACAGTGTGAAGATATGCTTCAAGATAAG GAGTTGCCCGTTGCTTTTGTTATATTCAAATCCCGATGGGGTGCTGCCCTAGCTGCACAATCTCAGCAACATTCACATCCCCTCTTATGGACCACTGAAGTGGCTCCAGAACCAAGAGATGTATCATGGAAGAATCTGGCAATTCCAAATAGAGTTTTGCCGCtttacaaaattggagtcaTTCTTGCAGCGACACTCCTTACTATTTTTTTTGCTGTTCCAGTGACTGCTGTTCAAGGAATAGCCAGATTTGAGAAGCTTAAGAAGTGGTTTCCTCCAGCCATGGCTGTGCAATTGAT ACCAGGTTTGAGTTCCATCGTGACGGGGTATCTGCCAAGTGTCATCCTCAATGGATTTATATACGTCATTCCCTTTGCAATGCTTGGGATGGCTAAACTAGCAGGTTATGTATCAAAGAGCAAGGAAGAGTTGAAAGCTTGTGACATGGTGTTCTACTTTCTAGTGGGAAATGTTTTCTTTCTGAGTTTGGTGTCTGGATCTTTGCTCGATGAAATAGGAGAATCAGTTACTCATCCAAAGAACTTCCCAAGTCATCTTGCTAGGGCTGTTTCCGCTCAA gGAGATTTTTTCATTACATACATATTGACAGATGGGCTGTCGGGTTTCTCGTTGGAGATTCTTCAGCCTGGATTACTTCTGTGGGATTTAATCAAGTCACTCACCTATAGACGTGGGAAGGAGAAAAAACCATACCTTTATTCTCTACCTTATTTTAGAGTTATCCCTGTGGTCTCATTGGCGATGTTAATTGGAATGGTGTATGCGCTAGTTGCACCGTTGCTACTGCCATTTCTCATTTGCTACTTCTGCTTGGGATATGTCGTGTATATAAACCAG ATTGCAGATGTGTACGAAGTTACATATGAGACGTGTGGAAAGTATTGGCCATACATTCATCACTACATTCTCGTCGCAATAATTCTCATGCAAGTCACGATGATAGGCCTTTTCGGACTAAAGTCAAAGCCAGCTGCTTCTATATGCACAGTTCCACTTCTGCTGTTCTCTTTGTTGTTCAATGGGTATTGCAAGCTTCGTTTCTATCCTACATTCCGCAACTACTCCATACAGGTGTTCATGCAGCTTCGCTGTTACTATTTTACTTGTTATCCTCGTCATCCTTATGTTCTGAACATGAATTTTCTAGATGTTTGTGTTAGCTTCACAAATTGGCTTTACCCCGTTGTTTGCAGCCTCTTTAGGCACTGGAGATTACCTATGTTTACTTGGTCCTTTAGTCCTATCTTATTTGTCTGCTACAGTTTGACTGGAAACGCTTTCAGATTCTGGATGTTTGTCAAAGTAGGAACTTGGACAGAAAATGAAGGACAATATTTCACTAACGAGTAG
- the LOC115742218 gene encoding CSC1-like protein At3g54510 isoform X6 encodes MNPQSLLASASINIGLALVVLSLFSVFKKQPSNAPVYYARRLAKRHHIPFDPPLTLRRFLPSVSWIPRAFRVTEDEIVQSSGLDALIIIRLFKFGIKFFLPCTLIGLVILLPVNYNGQDGPPVDYLSMDSLAISNIRKGSDRLWVHFTCLWLMSFYGLYLLYKEYKEILGKRIHQLQIIRHRPDQFTVLVRGIPLCTGHKARGCSVDHFFSKHHPYSYHSYQMMFNGSYLEDLLDQAKSTARKIEDLRKRSSVEKHNREFLLLCTNGEDSAKITLLEEKLQELSHRIHQLQCEDMLQDKELPVAFVIFKSRWGAALAAQSQQHSHPLLWTTEVAPEPRDVSWKNLAIPNRVLPLYKIGVILAATLLTIFFAVPVTAVQGIARFEKLKKWFPPAMAVQLIPGLSSIVTGYLPSVILNGFIYVIPFAMLGMAKLAGYVSKSKEELKACDMVFYFLVGNVFFLSLVSGSLLDEIGESVTHPKNFPSHLARAVSAQGDFFITYILTDGLSGFSLEILQPGLLLWDLIKSLTYRRGKEKKPYLYSLPYFRVIPVVSLAMLIGMVYALVAPLLLPFLICYFCLGYVVYINQIADVYEVTYETCGKYWPYIHHYILVAIILMQVTMIGLFGLKSKPAASICTVPLLLFSLLFNGYCKLRFYPTFRNYSIQPL; translated from the exons ATGAATCCGCAGAGCCTCCTCGCATCGGCCTCCATCAACATCGGCTTGGCCTTGGTGGTCCTCTCGCTCTTCTCCGTCTTCAAGAAGCAGCCTTCCAACGCTCCCGTCTACTACGCGCGACGCCTCGCGAAGCGCCACCACATCCCCTTCGACCCCCCACTCACGCTCCGCCGCTTCCTCCCTTCCGTCTCGTGGATCCCGCGGGCCTTCCGCGTCACGGAGGACGAGATCGTCCAGTCCAGCGGCCTCGACGCCCTCATCATCATCCGGCTCTTCAAGTTCGG AATCAAATTCTTTCTGCCTTGCACCCTCATTGGATTAGTGATCCTTCTGCCAGTGAACTATAATGGCCAGGATGGACCGCCTGTGGATTACCTGTCTATGGACTCTCTTGCGATATCTAATATCAGAAAAGGCTCGGACAG GCTTTGGGTGCATTTCACTTGCTTGTGGTTGATGTCTTTCTATGGGCTATACCTTCTTTACAAG GAATATAAGGAGATCTTGGGTAAAAGGATCCACCAACTTCAGATTATTAGACATCGGCCAGACCAATTTACTGTCTTAGTTCGAGGAATTCCTCTTTGTACTGGTCACAAGGCTCGTGGTTGTTCTGTTGACCACTTTTTCTCCAAGCATCATCCTTACAGTTATCATTCTTACCAAATGATGTTCAATGGAAGCTATCTCGAGGATCTTTTG GACCAGGCAAAATCTACTGCAAGGAAGATAGAGGATCTTAGAAAGAGATCCAGTGTGGAGAAACATAACAGAGAGTTCCTACTCTTGTGCACTAATGGAGAAGATTCTGCCAAAATAACCTTGCTAGAGGAGAAGCTTCAGGAACTTTCTCATAGGATCCATCAGTTACAGTGTGAAGATATGCTTCAAGATAAG GAGTTGCCCGTTGCTTTTGTTATATTCAAATCCCGATGGGGTGCTGCCCTAGCTGCACAATCTCAGCAACATTCACATCCCCTCTTATGGACCACTGAAGTGGCTCCAGAACCAAGAGATGTATCATGGAAGAATCTGGCAATTCCAAATAGAGTTTTGCCGCtttacaaaattggagtcaTTCTTGCAGCGACACTCCTTACTATTTTTTTTGCTGTTCCAGTGACTGCTGTTCAAGGAATAGCCAGATTTGAGAAGCTTAAGAAGTGGTTTCCTCCAGCCATGGCTGTGCAATTGAT ACCAGGTTTGAGTTCCATCGTGACGGGGTATCTGCCAAGTGTCATCCTCAATGGATTTATATACGTCATTCCCTTTGCAATGCTTGGGATGGCTAAACTAGCAGGTTATGTATCAAAGAGCAAGGAAGAGTTGAAAGCTTGTGACATGGTGTTCTACTTTCTAGTGGGAAATGTTTTCTTTCTGAGTTTGGTGTCTGGATCTTTGCTCGATGAAATAGGAGAATCAGTTACTCATCCAAAGAACTTCCCAAGTCATCTTGCTAGGGCTGTTTCCGCTCAA gGAGATTTTTTCATTACATACATATTGACAGATGGGCTGTCGGGTTTCTCGTTGGAGATTCTTCAGCCTGGATTACTTCTGTGGGATTTAATCAAGTCACTCACCTATAGACGTGGGAAGGAGAAAAAACCATACCTTTATTCTCTACCTTATTTTAGAGTTATCCCTGTGGTCTCATTGGCGATGTTAATTGGAATGGTGTATGCGCTAGTTGCACCGTTGCTACTGCCATTTCTCATTTGCTACTTCTGCTTGGGATATGTCGTGTATATAAACCAG ATTGCAGATGTGTACGAAGTTACATATGAGACGTGTGGAAAGTATTGGCCATACATTCATCACTACATTCTCGTCGCAATAATTCTCATGCAAGTCACGATGATAGGCCTTTTCGGACTAAAGTCAAAGCCAGCTGCTTCTATATGCACAGTTCCACTTCTGCTGTTCTCTTTGTTGTTCAATGGGTATTGCAAGCTTCGTTTCTATCCTACATTCCGCAACTACTCCATACAG CCTCTTTAG